The Anoplolepis gracilipes chromosome 5, ASM4749672v1, whole genome shotgun sequence region CTTGTTAATAGAATCGAGAAGTTCTTTGTTGTGTTTATTTTGGTTGTCGATTAGAGTCGCATTAGTTCTTGCATCTCGCAAATCATTTTCGGGCTGTCCCGTTGTGTTCGTCAGAGCGAGTTGTGCGGCGGATAACAGCTTAAAGCATTCTTGCTGAGAATCCAGCATCTTTTGCTCGATTCCATCGGACtggataaacaaaataatatacataacaaaattaattaaaatataatttttttctcgctaatttaaatataaaataaataaaataaaaaatataattaaaataagtaaatcaagattatataataataattaatatagtatacTGAGCTCCGTACTAGCAATGTTGCATTGTCAGCAGCGATTATAGCGTCGTCCGCAGCATTTTTCGCGGCTTGAATTGCAATTTCGATGTCCCTATATGCCGAAACGGCTCTCACTGCGTTAGTATTGCGAGTATCGGTTAGCAAACTGTCCAGTTCCAACGAAcgattatacaaatataccgCATGCGAATGAGCCTTCTGCACCGGTTCAACTAGATCGATTAACATTTGATCGTTTTGAGTAATGGTATTGGTCAATTGGGCAGCCGTGTCGCCAATAGCATTGGTTtctaaaagaaaacattttcatcacctttataatcattttcgCAATTATTTTGATCAATACGTCATTAAagcaataagattaaaaaatgagacTTACTCAAAATATCAAGATTGATTTTAGCGTCGTTAAGAAATTCGCTGGCATTTCTATTGAGCTGCTCGCCGGCTTCTAAGTCCTCTTTTGCTTCAGCCGTGGAGTTTTTCACTACGTCCAAGTTACCGGTCTGCGCTGAAATTCTGTTCTCTCGATTCAACTTATCGACTGTACTGGCCAGTTCTTGAGCCGTCTGCGCAATATCTAGCAGATCATCCAGTTTGGCGCTGGCGTTCTTGATCTTATTGCTGAGATCTGACGCAGCAAAGCTCAAATTGCTGACCGGAAAGTTGTACTGCTGCATCTCGGAAACTAGGATGTTGGCCTGGTCCGCTTGGTCCACGGCATTGTCCCGGAATTTGATAAAGGAGACGTCTTTGATCCTCTTCAGTATATCCTTCGCCTCTCTTAGTGAATTGTCGACTTTGGCGCCTGTTCCTAATTCAATGTTCAATACTAATGATTGCACTTCCGATACAATTAGATTTACCAAATCGATTTTGTGTGCAACATCTTCTTCCAGGGTATTCATATCCCGCAGCGTGTTTTTCGCATCGTCCTTCCACTTGACACTGTCTTCGGCAGTGAAATCAATCTGTCGTTTCTGATTATACACTTCATGCTCCAATCGTTCTAATTTCTCTTGTAATGGCAACAAGTTCACTCGGCTTGGATCTAGCAATCTAACTTCGGGATACAGCTCGTTAGTTGTATCGTTGATAAACTTGAGTCGTTGGTTCGTAAAGTAACCTTCTGCAACGGTCTGAAAACATATCCGaagttatatacttattttacatatacatatgcacatatatattcacgaaaaatattttctccttCCTCTGCTTACATTAAACTCGCGCGAAATGGGTTCCAATAAATCTTCCAATTCATCCGTGACATCCAAGAGATTTCCTGTACAAGAACCACAAGAGAAGCAGCCCTGTGCCGGGATGAGCACGTGTCGATACGGACAATGGTCGCACTTTTCACCAATCACACCGGGTAGGCAAGTACACTGACCGGTAGTTGTGTTGCAAGACACGCCGACGGAATAACCAGTGTGACATTCGCaagctaaaatagatatatgtgACGATTTTAATCTTGATCTGcgtaaattttgaattatcgtaaataattactgttcaacataataattattgaatgcTCTAAGATTCAGTCTAGTTATCTATATATGAAACATGatttcttgaataaaatttaatattaagtgatctttataaaattaatattaagaataatgacTCAATAAAGTGACTTTACATGTGCATCCGTCCGGTTCGTAGTTCCAATATCCTTGGATACATTGGTCGCACCTGCGACCGGTGACGCCAGGCATACACTTGCACTGTCCTGTTTCATCATCGCACTGACTGCTCTCTGAAGCCAGCCCGCAATCGCAGGGTCTGCAGCCTTCGCAGGCACTGAAGCCATAATGATCAGGCGCGCAACGATCGCATTGTTCGCCGATCACGTTCTCTTGACAGAAGCATTGGCCGCTGTAGCTATCGCAGTGCTCCAGCCCGCATTCGTCGCACACGCAGCTGCGACAGTCCTTTCGTTCCACGGCGTCACCGAAGTAACCGGGCGCGCACAAATTGCACGCCTCGCCATAGGTGTTATTCAAGCATTGTAGGCACTGACCAGTGATACTGTCGCACGAGCCGATCTGATTGGTGTCGATGTTGCCAGAACATTCACACAACTTGCAGTAGTCGCCGTACACCTCAGGATTTCCGTAGTAACCGGCAGCGCAAGCCTCGCAACGAGCGCCATAGTATCCAGGTAGGCAGTCGCAGCTGATCTTATTGCCCTCGTCATTCACTTCGCAGCCGGTGGCGAAGTTATTAGAAGCGACTGGCAGCGGGCACGCGCAGATCAGACAATCTGTTGGCGTTCCCACTGTAGCGTTACCGTAATAGCCTTCTTCACAAAACTCACAATGGTCACCGATGGTGCCATTTTTgcaattctgaaatattagagaaagaaagttataaacttttattggaAAAGTCTGGAAATTTTATTCCAAGGTGAAGATTTCCTTCCAACTTACTTGACAAATTCCGGTGTTTACGTCGCACGTGGTCGCGTGACCATTGCACTGACATGGTGCACAATATCCTCCGTACGGTCCTGATTTGACTCTGTAGTAACCCGGCGCGCATTCTTCGCACGAAAGTCCTTGATAATTGGGTGGACATTGACACTGCTCGACGCTACTAGCTGGAACGCTGTATTGAGCCGAGTACTGTTCCGTTGTGACATCCAAAGTTGCATATGATAGtctacaaaaatatcaaaaaagaaaagaataaaattcattcatattttaatacatataaagctATTATGAATACATACGTCAACATGATACTGGGATTCCAATATGTAGCACGCACGTATATTCCACGTAGATTTTCCAGAACTACCATAATCTGTTCTCTCGTAGCGCTGAGTCTGTTGCTAGTCAAAAAGTTAGTTTCGACGAGACGGACGGATGATCTAAAGTTTACAAAGGACGGCGGCTGTTCGTCAGAATAGTAGAATAGGGTGGTATCGGCACCCTGAAGAATCACATCCGCGGCGCTGACAGCTTTGCCGAAGGGCCCCGTACTATAGTAGACGGTGTAGTTGAAGTAGCCGCCATAGGAGGTCAACTTTTTGCCGAGGTAAGTGTCAGGTGCTGAGAAATAGACAACGTCCTCCAAGGTGTCATTGGTGTCGCTAAGGAGGACTGTAATTGTAGTATCATTTTCCGCAAGATAACTCGGCAAATTAGTGAAATTGCCGTTTTTATCTATAGACACGACTAATTCCCACTCGGTCATGTCCATGGTGTGAGTCCAGTAGAGGCTCGTAGATGCACATCTAGTAAATAaatgacaatattttattatgttctaagatatatatatagatataatattagagataacatttttttctaagcaactaataaaagtatagaaaAGAAACGGAAAgtatagttataaaaaatagttgtaatgataaaatgtaataaaacctGGTAGTTTTGCCAAAGCAGAAGCACTTGGTACAGCCATCCTCGTTGTCAGCTTGAATATCAAAGGTGCCTTCACGGCACACGTCGCAGGCTTGACCTTGCACGTTCGCTTTACAGAAGCACTCGGCTGTGTACTGATCGCAGATATCACCGGTAGTACCGCGCAAATCGCAGTCGCAGCGCTCACAGTGCGGGAATTGTGAATAACCAGCCTGGCAGCGGTCGCACTTACGACCTACTACATTTTCCTTGCAACGGCAGCTGCCGTCGAGCAGGTCACACTGCAGATCACCGTCCAGAACGCCTAGAGGCGAGCAGTTGCACTCCTCGCAGCCAATAATCGGGTGGAATCCATAGGTGCCTGCCTCACACTGATCGCATCGGTGACCTGTCACTCGTGGCGGACAGATGCACCTACCGCTATTTGGTTCGCAAAGCGCGGGACAGTTGCACGGTCTACATCTAGGGTAGCCGTAGAAACCGGTCCGGCAGATCTCGCAACGTCTGCCAATAATGTTCGCTCGACAGGGACATTGACCACCGAACTTATCGCATTCGAAGCTGGTAGAGCCCTCGACGTCGCAGTTGCACGGCAGCGCACCATTGTTGTAATTGGCCGTTAGCGAAAAGCTGGAATCACGACAGAAACCGTCTTCGGTAACATTTATGGAAAAATGATTGCTGCCGCAGCGCTTGATGAACTCTTTGGTCCGGTCAAATTGTAACTTGTCGAGAATCTTTTCGTTATATTGATCCGCCGGGATTACTAAGACATAGTCCAGCCAGATGCCACGGCCGTCACCAGGCTCCTTCAGAGTCAGTACAAAGTTTTCGATCAACTGGAATGTCGTATCGTCACCGTCGATCTGACGTACGATGCTGCGGCAGCCACTGTTACTGGGACAATGGGGAACCGGCACCTTCGCTTCATAGAACTTGCCGTTTTGCACTAGTACGTCCAATTCGAACTCAGGATGATCTGGCTGATAATATTGTATCACGAAGACATATTCTCCTTGCTGGGATACATTCGCGTGAATATCCACCATCGCGTCGCCATCACCCAAATAGATTAATTTAGTAGCGTTATCATAAATACCAGGAGGTCGATGTTTGGCCTCGACAACGCCGCTGGACGTTTCAAACTCTATTTTTTTGGCGTCGGCAGCACCAGGAAACTGTCCCTGTACACATTTACCATTCTTCCTCACACATATGGACTTGGGTTTCACGTAGTCCAGCGACCATTGATTATAGGGAATCGCTACTATCGAGTCAATCGCAACATTCGAAGTCGGCTCACCGGTCAACACCAAACTGACATAGTTTGACGGAAAGTTCATGACGGCTACCTTACCATAAGTATCGGTGACGACTTGTCGGCAGGTGTTAGTATATCTGCAAGGGTTTAAAGTGGCTTTTCCTTTACCGACAGTATTAGCTTCGATTAGCAACACTGACGTGGACCGCTCGTCTCGCGGAGTAACATAAGTCACCACGAGGACATGAGGACCAGGTTTGCTAATTCTCAGCTCGAAATGGATCTGTTCCTGCTGATTATTGATGAGCGGTACCTCCTCTTCGTTAATCTCTTGCAGAGTCTCGCGATCAGTGAAGTATTCAGTCAATGGAATTCGGACCTCGTTCTCATCGAGGAAACCTCCACTGCCGTGGACCGAGTCAAACCGCGTCAAATTCGGATATCCATAGTGTCTGCAGAGTCCCCTGTAGCTGACTTCGCAGGGTACGTTTACATCTTGCGTTAGTATGCCACCCTCGTAGTATTCAGATGGTAATAAAACAAAGTAGTCGAGGAACAAACTCTTTTTCGTGGCGATTTTGATAGACCAATGCCCAGGATCCATCACCATGGGCGACGGATGAATGCCATGTGCTCCGGCGACTGTTACGAAGGAAGGTTGACTGGTCGGCTTAAAATTCACTTTAAACTGCTGTTCCACCTCGGTCGGATTGTCAGGAGTGATAGTAATGGTACCGAGAATCGGCTCACTGTTGGGATTTACGTAGCGCAGGACCATTCGGTAGAGCGAGGACTTGCCAATGCCCACACCTAGCACGATTTCGTCTTGCAGGGTGGAAAACACGGCGTAACCTTTCCAGCTGAAATCCGGGAAAAGATCCTCCGTAAAACCGTATCGAACGGCGCTGCCGCTGGGAGTTCTACCGTCTTCGGCCTCGTATTGGTATTGATGAAGCGTAGGGAAATAGTGCGCCTTCAAGGGTTCTTTGCACGTTAGACCGGTCACCCGTGGTTGGCAAGGACACTGGCCAGTCTGTTTGTCGCATATCAGATTGACGGAACCGCCGACGTCGCAAGCACAATCTTAATCAAAAATCGCACAGATATTGCATtagatatttgataattaattacggAAAAGAAGATAATTGGTTCGACTTACCTGAACAACCGAACAGATTACTCTCTTGAAGATTGTACGTTCCATCAATGCATCGACTGCATCCTCTTTCGGTCACGCCAGGCTTGCATATGCACTGTCCACTTTTAGTGTCGCACTCGCCGATACTGCCAACGACTCCGGGAATGTTACACTGGCATTCTTttgaatacaaatatatattctttatgtaaataatagaattataatatacaattttccgtatatattcatatcatattatatataacttttttttgtattaagaaattatgattgtttttaaattgcatatcATCGCATATCGTATTACATAATAGTATTTGttacagtaataataataataataatgttgttataatatattctataattttgcaatagaGTTATTAATTCTAGAATATAGATACAAGTTCAAACCTTCGCAACCATCTGGATTGTAAGGCTGTAGATTCCAATAGAGCGGCTTGCATTGATTGCATATTCTACCCTCGACTCGGTCCTTGCACTGGCAAAGTTCGCCGGGCGGTAGAGAGCCGCAACCTTGAAAGGTCGCGACTATGCCAGCCGGATCACAGTTGCAACCCTCGCAGGTAGGAAAATTGTAATAACCCTCTTTGCATTGTTCACATCGGATACCGTCAAAGTTTTCACGGCATTGACATTTACCTTCACCATCGCAGGAGACGCCGATCGAGCCGTGACTGTCGCAATTGCATgctagaaagagaaagagtcaaaaaatttacgagaaatttaattaataatactattaataataattaatatattatataaaattcattaataatcaaatataaaataagtcaaacattaataagatttattatttaaagataataaaatccaGAAAAAACTCGATTGATTTGTGTAATGTAAAGAATTTCAGCGTGATTCACATACCGATGCACTCTGGGTATTTGTAATATCCTGGGCTGCATTGATCGCAAGTCCTTCCGGCGAAATTGGCGAGACACGAGCATTTGCCCGCGGAATCGCAACTGATGCTGGACGAGCCGACAGAGCTGCAGTTGCACGGTCTGCAATTGGGATAGCCATAGTATCCGGGAATGCATTGGTCGCATCTAACGCCACCATATCCTTCCTTACACAAACAAACACCATCACTCTTGTCACAAATGCCAGGTTCTGTTCCGCGCGCATCGCAATTGCAAtctgcaatttatataaaaagaatcatCTTCAGGATTGACATTGTTAATTTGGAAACGTATTtttcgcgtatatatatatagaacacTTTCTCCCGTAGAAGctttataaaatgttgaaagttatttaaaaaatattgaaacacttaattatttttttatatgtatattaatacagcaaaaatattttatatataataggatATATAATAGGGAAatgttaaattgttaaaaatagaaaacaataataagtgaaattattattagaaagcGAATGctaaatcgaatttttttatattattaccatTTGTAAGCTATAAGCCTAACATTCTATCGTACTGTCTAGctgtaaaatgttttttcatgaaatgtgataaattaaattgcgaCATCCATAGCGATAATTAAATTGCTAACATACATGTGCATAGAGGATAATTGAAGTAACCGTCCTCGCAAATGTCGCATGTTCTGCCGCCGTAATTGTTCTTGCATGTGCAGTTGCCGGACACTACGTCGCAGACGTCATTCAGGGCACCCAGAGGGTTGCAGGCGCAGGCTGAAATCATAATTATCTTCtagttaatttaatgatatttcaaaatacaGATCAACCTCGAAGGGATTCACTCACGTAAGCAATCGGGAAACTTGTAGAATCCCTCAGCGCAGAGATTGCAATAGTGACCGGCGTAATTCAGCTTGCAGGGACAATAACCGTCTGTCGCTTCGCAGTGATAACCGTCAGTTCCCTGCAAGTGACACTCGCAAGGTCGACAAGTAGGATAGCCGAAGTATCCGTAATTGCAGGAGTCGCAGTTCGGCGGCGCGTACTCTTTCCGACACTCGCATTTCCCCGTGGAGTCGGCGCAGTTTCCGGTGGAATAAAAATGATCGCAGTCGCAAGCTTAAATTAAACACGCGAAAAGGccgtaagaaataaaaaatatcacagattaatttataattcaaggACTCACGTTGACATACGTCGGTCGCGTTGAGCGGTTTGTCCCGAGGCCTGAAAAATCTGGGTTTGCAGCGATTGCAATTGATGCCCTCAGTATTGTGCTTGCAATTCTGACATACACCACCGCCCTCGTAATTGCCATGAATGTCCAACGACAAGTGTTTCTCGTCCATTTCCGGATCATAGATGCATTCGTCCGAATGTCCGAAACAATTGCAAGCtgcaaaataatgtaatatttaaattaaaaataaaaatcattcaaTTTGTTATCATAGCGAAATAATTTGctttcaatgaaataattttcagaataaataaGAGAATTAACATTCTTCActaataattgagaaaattttgcTATTGAAATGACTGTATCAGAGCAGCAAACTTTCTTTCTGCTATCGAgacgaaaaattattcttacgtTCGCATGTGAATTTCTTAGATGCTGTAGATTGTTGCCACTTCTTCTGCTCGAAGCCCTTGCAACAAGTCGCGCACTGAGGTCCGCAAGTGTTGTGCTGACATCGGCAGACTAATTTCTTCGGCATATTAGGATCCTGAATATCGCAGATATCCGCGTGTCCGTTGCACATACAACGACCACCAATGCTAATATCCTTGATTGAATAAAAGTACTGCaacaagtaaataataatatttttaataaccgatctctaaaaaatatatacatgtagaattttaattacaagttaAAAACAAGTTCTAAGAAGTTGTGTGTTCTTGTATCACTACacaaatatttgtacaaataatgaggattaaaattaaatataataatcgtaaGCGAAACAAACTTACTCTCCTCGTGACAGTGGGATCCTGACGAACGACAGACATCAGGTGACCCAGCAAGTTCTTC contains the following coding sequences:
- the Lana gene encoding laminin subunit alpha, producing MRLPAILAGLLLVVRLSEGEILTPPYFNLAEGKKIVASATCGVDTTGPELYCKLVGANADQDEDINLIQGQVCDYCDPDNPEKRHPPEYAVDGMETWWQSPPLSRGMKYNEVNLTIDLGQEFHVAYVYVRMGNSPRPGLWILEKSKDYGKTWSPWQYFSDSASDCLTYFGVDSHKPIIRDDSVICTTEFSQVVPLEGGEIPISILNNRPSAKHYFNSTLLQEWTRATNVRFRFLRTKNLLGHLMSVVRQDPTVTRRYFYSIKDISIGGRCMCNGHADICDIQDPNMPKKLVCRCQHNTCGPQCATCCKGFEQKKWQQSTASKKFTCEPCNCFGHSDECIYDPEMDEKHLSLDIHGNYEGGGVCQNCKHNTEGINCNRCKPRFFRPRDKPLNATDVCQPCDCDHFYSTGNCADSTGKCECRKEYAPPNCDSCNYGYFGYPTCRPCECHLQGTDGYHCEATDGYCPCKLNYAGHYCNLCAEGFYKFPDCLPCACNPLGALNDVCDVVSGNCTCKNNYGGRTCDICEDGYFNYPLCTYCNCDARGTEPGICDKSDGVCLCKEGYGGVRCDQCIPGYYGYPNCRPCNCSSVGSSSISCDSAGKCSCLANFAGRTCDQCSPGYYKYPECIACNCDSHGSIGVSCDGEGKCQCRENFDGIRCEQCKEGYYNFPTCEGCNCDPAGIVATFQGCGSLPPGELCQCKDRVEGRICNQCKPLYWNLQPYNPDGCEECQCNIPGVVGSIGECDTKSGQCICKPGVTERGCSRCIDGTYNLQESNLFGCSDCACDVGGSVNLICDKQTGQCPCQPRVTGLTCKEPLKAHYFPTLHQYQYEAEDGRTPSGSAVRYGFTEDLFPDFSWKGYAVFSTLQDEIVLGVGIGKSSLYRMVLRYVNPNSEPILGTITITPDNPTEVEQQFKVNFKPTSQPSFVTVAGAHGIHPSPMVMDPGHWSIKIATKKSLFLDYFVLLPSEYYEGGILTQDVNVPCEVSYRGLCRHYGYPNLTRFDSVHGSGGFLDENEVRIPLTEYFTDRETLQEINEEEVPLINNQQEQIHFELRISKPGPHVLVVTYVTPRDERSTSVLLIEANTVGKGKATLNPCRYTNTCRQVVTDTYGKVAVMNFPSNYVSLVLTGEPTSNVAIDSIVAIPYNQWSLDYVKPKSICVRKNGKCVQGQFPGAADAKKIEFETSSGVVEAKHRPPGIYDNATKLIYLGDGDAMVDIHANVSQQGEYVFVIQYYQPDHPEFELDVLVQNGKFYEAKVPVPHCPSNSGCRSIVRQIDGDDTTFQLIENFVLTLKEPGDGRGIWLDYVLVIPADQYNEKILDKLQFDRTKEFIKRCGSNHFSINVTEDGFCRDSSFSLTANYNNGALPCNCDVEGSTSFECDKFGGQCPCRANIIGRRCEICRTGFYGYPRCRPCNCPALCEPNSGRCICPPRVTGHRCDQCEAGTYGFHPIIGCEECNCSPLGVLDGDLQCDLLDGSCRCKENVVGRKCDRCQAGYSQFPHCERCDCDLRGTTGDICDQYTAECFCKANVQGQACDVCREGTFDIQADNEDGCTKCFCFGKTTRCASTSLYWTHTMDMTEWELVVSIDKNGNFTNLPSYLAENDTTITVLLSDTNDTLEDVVYFSAPDTYLGKKLTSYGGYFNYTVYYSTGPFGKAVSAADVILQGADTTLFYYSDEQPPSFVNFRSSVRLVETNFLTSNRLSATREQIMVVLENLRGIYVRATYWNPSIMLTLSYATLDVTTEQYSAQYSVPASSVEQCQCPPNYQGLSCEECAPGYYRVKSGPYGGYCAPCQCNGHATTCDVNTGICQNCKNGTIGDHCEFCEEGYYGNATVGTPTDCLICACPLPVASNNFATGCEVNDEGNKISCDCLPGYYGARCEACAAGYYGNPEVYGDYCKLCECSGNIDTNQIGSCDSITGQCLQCLNNTYGEACNLCAPGYFGDAVERKDCRSCVCDECGLEHCDSYSGQCFCQENVIGEQCDRCAPDHYGFSACEGCRPCDCGLASESSQCDDETGQCKCMPGVTGRRCDQCIQGYWNYEPDGCTSCECHTGYSVGVSCNTTTGQCTCLPGVIGEKCDHCPYRHVLIPAQGCFSCGSCTGNLLDVTDELEDLLEPISREFNTVAEGYFTNQRLKFINDTTNELYPEVRLLDPSRVNLLPLQEKLERLEHEVYNQKRQIDFTAEDSVKWKDDAKNTLRDMNTLEEDVAHKIDLVNLIVSEVQSLVLNIELGTGAKVDNSLREAKDILKRIKDVSFIKFRDNAVDQADQANILVSEMQQYNFPVSNLSFAASDLSNKIKNASAKLDDLLDIAQTAQELASTVDKLNRENRISAQTGNLDVVKNSTAEAKEDLEAGEQLNRNASEFLNDAKINLDILKTNAIGDTAAQLTNTITQNDQMLIDLVEPVQKAHSHAVYLYNRSLELDSLLTDTRNTNAVRAVSAYRDIEIAIQAAKNAADDAIIAADNATLLSDGIEQKMLDSQQECFKLLSAAQLALTNTTGQPENDLRDARTNATLIDNQNKHNKELLDSINKTLSNIPSQSSSVAHNAVDQAVNVERNIKSAIDNMNGIVDRIPEDLREAKHLSKNTSESIRDISQANKQLDIVDKVMPNITSLLNSLNENQKSIDSIGNDLQDKIEALRIKIANARELANRYKTGLTFYRNTTLELKNPENLPLLATSTKISLYFRTNKTNGFLLYLGNEEKTKLPRSKTHDFMALLIESGYPVLIVDLGSGPEKIIHNRFVSDNVWRQIIIDRTGKNVKLIVREDIGEGKDTLYAKERVLPGSYYIFNVDQEHSKLFVGGYPSSFHIQDAVTASSFEGEMEELVIGDIPVSFWNFVDGENNRKSALERDKLINFAPSRGYRFDRHGYAILSKRSSQITPDTRKFIIKLSFKTFAEDGLIYLMGKGRQFLSLEIQNGRVLYQFDLGEGSIAMKSVDKYNDGNWHTLEAIRHDTMGALKIDDHTVASKQEKGTVKPLATSDHIYFGGYPPNAKHHFQSVTNNGFEGCIDDVVILDTSVDLTRNVQAFGVMPGCPVRFASLVSFEKNMPGYVRWRNLESNGLQVNLKFKTLANDGLIFYATTDDPENSADSFLSLRDGHLVFNSQGEELRTSPSDVKFNDNEWHVVTATHDQSALSLDIDDTKSYSTDSVPPQLSFVYGSLYIGGVPSTLDVDVAPFVGCIGDATVNSKIIVNFANTTERPHAFLGKCKGGDQTPLPPVVEPEPLPPLLPELPEDTVESSTQINIVDVDIEKDDEEEEPKLEGRLDVAKYDVTTTTTTQQPQTIDECHLPYYPAVDPDVKNSWRFGVAKNSRLEYRTLKGRYKDDYDFQIDIKTTADNGIIFYASGLNNGNLIALYVLDGKVHYIFDCGSGSALLESEKKINDNEWHIVIFKREGNYGSLTVDEENPVTGYSLGGATTINVNPPFFMGGVLPEISSIAYTNIGINKTFNGCLANFMMNGQTVGEPSEKVGVIPCSKRVESGLFFFPGNGSNLYKAVDRFSDLGQVDIQMDIKPRSTSGHLLSVHGKKDYLVLEMINGTVKFLVKTQKGLIETSYDPTKPNSLCDGHWHNIRAVKQKNAVLLSVDHKSVPPGISGKNMGRVLSRQPIYIGGHLLLRRGLQGSTSQAQYVGCINNIQINSKPIGIRPERAYGQVVAGVCPTI